Genomic segment of Citrus sinensis cultivar Valencia sweet orange chromosome 7, DVS_A1.0, whole genome shotgun sequence:
AACGAAACAAGAGTCAGCAGTCATCATCATCCAAGTTAATGGGACAAGGCCAAGAACACAAGACACGACCTCAGTCTCAAGTTGAGATTCAGGTCTCTTTCTTACATGTTCTAATATATAGCTTTTTAATCAAAGTTATCCAATCTGCTGCAACATGTGTTTAAATCATAGCTACattctatatatatgttatttttctccatttaattttcttgtcaaTGTGGGTTGTCAAGAAATTCAAACCTAATAATGACTAATCTATCATTGTATTTGGTTCTGGGAATTTTGCAGGAAAGAGgggaaatatttttcttctacaGGCCTAAAGTCGGCAAAGAAGAAGCTCACAGCTCGGATGATGTGCAAAGATTGTACCTTGTCCTGCGGCCGGAGTCCGGTGAGAGGTCAGTTGAACAGAAACAAGATCCGGAGTCAGGTAAGGAGGGAgccaagaaagaagaaagtgaCTCTGTTAAGCATGGAAGTGGCTCAAGTGAAGGTGGCCACGGCAGCAAGGTAGTTCACATTTCTAACTTGGGACTCTTTACTATTGGttaaattaattggaaatATTTTGATCTTTGCATGTATgttaacaatgataaaaattgaaaacgatTACAAGGGGGTTTCAGATTTGTCTATGCATTGTGTCACGctttatttaatctaatggTATGTTGAATAAGCATGTAATGTTAGAATCCAAGTGGGAAGAAAAATCACAGTAAAAGTCCAACAAGTGCTGAAGTACATGTACATGTGTATGTTTCAATTGGGTCAAGTGTCACCGCTTCTAGCTAATTGTTGTCAAGTGTCACTGCTGCTAGCTAGTGAACATTGAGAAGGAACTGTTGTTGCGGTTCATTGTGATGGGACGCAAAAGCCTTCCAGATCCGAGGGAGAAATCCAGGCCTTACTGGGGTTTTGTTGAAATGGTCACCACAAAAGTGGAGGATGTGAAGGTTGCTCTTGCTGGAGGTATTGAGTTCTAGATCTCTTTGATTCTTTGGGTGCACTTCTCATTAATATCTATGGGACTGTTGATAACCAAAAGTGTATGCTGTTGTGTAGAGGAATACGATACTTCAACTAGAGGTCATCGACGAAATTTACCTGCAAGGGCAGTAGGCGAAGGCGTTTACCGCATTTTAAGGCACAGTCCAGGCAAGAAGATGCACACTCATTTGATCTACAAGCTCGAATTTCCTCCAGAAGACATGGAAAACGAGACTCAGGAATCCCTTAACATTGAACACGAAGGCTCATTTCTCATACAGATAAAGAAACCAGGTCAACATGGCACTTCACAATTCAGAGGACTGCAGAACAAGCGGAAGGCCGTCTTCCCAGCCCACCTGCAAGGTCAGTTTGGGCAAAAGCGTTACTGTCCAGCAGATCCTCCAGACTTCTTGAACTATGAAGGATGTGAATTCTTGCTCATATCGGCATCAGATGATATAGAGGAGGAGCTGGGTTTGGAGCTAAAGACAGATGAAGGGGAAGCAGATGAATCCTGTTCTGATTTGATCAAGACATTTGGTGAGACTGCACCTACAAGTGCGCTTCTTAGAGGCACTTGGGTTTGAAAACTTTGAGTCGTGCCTCTCTTTGTcagaaaatttctcttttgctGGTGCGTTACTCTAATTTTGTGTAGCAAGTATCTACAAATTTTGGATCTAGAACTTGATGTGCATTTCACTTGATGGTTAATGTATATAGTGTTACCAccattagaaaaataacttttacTAATACTTGTGTTCGTGACACTTTTCTAAAAAGCATCATTAGTTACATATATTTGAGTCATTTTTcgtgtttaataaataagtgtcacaaattattaattctatGTGTTTGTAGATTAAACATCAGAGATCGTCGACACAAGGTAtcagaaacaacaaaaaaaatatttatttttattttagttgcgACTCGAACCTAGGACCTCAAAACTAAAGTGTTTTAAGTATGTACAAGTTTTGTTTCCAGAACTTGCATGATGTGCATTTCACTTGATGGTTGATACATATGGTGTTACTGTATATACTTCCCTTAATCTCACGTGATTAATTGCTGATTTTGCTGGATAGAGGGGGTGGCTGAGCACCATCTGAAGCCAAGATATTCTtggttttttgcttttgtaagtTTCTGCTGAAATGATAATGAGGTCATCaccttttatatttcttttcctGATAGATATAACagttaagaaaatcaacaGATTGTTAACTGCTGCTATCAAGTTCatcttttctaatttcatCTAGGTATCATACTCATTAGTCTACAAGAAACCTTTAGGgcaaatttggattttttgtagaaaaaataaaaaaatatttcataacaagaatattctttgtttttaataagattatagttaaataaacaatttaaacAATAGGAGTACTGTTgtaattcaatttaatcttGAATCACCAAAGATTATATAGTAGTAAATATCCCCTAACTATATCATATCCTAGTCCATCCGGTATACGAAACGATCGTTACTTCATAGctacaattattattaaacttatttcaCAGCTGGTGGTGGGTCTCAAAGCTGAGATATTAAGAATAGAAATGAGAAATTGGCCTTTGCATCCCATTTCAGTACATGATGACACACCATCCATTTAATAAATCAACCCCTCTGGTATATTATTGTATCCCATTTCACGTAATCAAAATTGTGCCACCTAAAAGGGTCACGAATTGTGAAGTCTATCCTTTTgtctataaatttaaatttcgtAGAGGTGGCAACTTTCAGAACTTGATACCTGAATCCAACAAATCAGATACGAGATAGTGGATTTGTGTTGATTAAAATTGATACGAGTTTTAAATTGATTGTATTTGATCAGTTGTTCAACACAAGAATGAAGAGGGAGGGATGGGCATTCAATAATAACACAAGTTACACaagtattaaattttcaaatcaatattttcagtgattttaatatttgagttcTAATATGAGTGTCAACACAATATGTTGTTcatttattagattataaattttagagtttgtaaaattatttaatcatgTGTTACTCAACTATTAGATTTCttagtttataaaattacgtaatcaaatatttaataaataaatttcatatcaATTAAGTGCATATTTGGTATTACTtatataataatcataaatacttatttaattttataaactcttttcaaattttttattgttatttagtttttttagtggagcttttgaaaattaaaactctatTTGGTATAGattttcaaatatagattatttaagggaaaaatttatttagtagaACTTTTACAAGTggaactttaaaattttaattgtttgattgttaataacaacttttattaaaatttttgaaattactttGGTAAACGAACTCTTTAAAGCTTTgtcatgaaaaaaatgaaataagattattaaataaataattagacatttttacatttaaaaaatacttttcaGTACTctcaaaaatctaaaatttaagtactagtagaaagaaaatattttattagtctttaaaaactttattcaaaaaacaccaaacaataataaaaaaatatttcataagagtttatgaaattaaataagcatttATGATCATTAGATAAGAAATTTCAAACATACACTAGATAAGTTATTTTGCCTCTATTAATAAAGTTCAGAGAGAGCagaaattgaaaagtttttttttaaatattaaaattcctaaaatatcatttacttATTAGATAAccttaattacttttttttttatatcataactttaaaaaattacttattatacagttttttaataaaaattctaattaataactaaacagctaaattttttttaattaaaattttgtatacaGAGACtctattcaaatattaaaatatatactgCTTGAGAAACTAATACGAAACAGAGTCTAACCCTCAAATTAAGTTGCAGACGCTTGAACGTCCACCGTTACACAATAACGGGTTTTGCCGgcacatatataaataataaatccgCGGCGGGGTTCTAAGAACAGTTCAGTTAGGGttttacaaatgaaaatgtCCACCAAATCCTTCCCAGTTCTCACACATCTCATAGTACCCTCACCATCACCAAAACCCCACTTAATCCCTTCAACTTCTTCCCATTTCCTCTCATTTCCTCAAAATCCACTCCCTTTTACAGCCAATGTCCACCACCACAAGCCCTTCAAAATCAATCCCCTTCTCTGTTCCTCATCAACCAACAGCAGCAACAACGCACCCAGTGACCAATCACAATCACAGTCCCAATCCCACTCTCTGACACTTACCCAACAAGCTATTTATGATTACCTCTCTGAACTGGGCATTTCCCAGGAGGATTGTGCTTTTATTTCCTCAAATTCACCCAAGTATGCCCAGATGCTAAACGACAGCGTACAGGACTTGGAAGAGTGGAAGTCCTGGAGTAGTAGTAGTGTTAGTAATAAGAATGATGTTGGAAATGGAGATGGAGAGGAGTCGGTTTTAATTGGGTTTAAAGAAAAAGTCGTTAGAATGGCCAAGGAGAAAGGTGATAATGGCAAGGTTGCTTTCTTGGAGAGTCTTGGTCTCAGTCTTTCTTCTGCTATCAGTATTGCCAGATACTTGTCCGGGGAGCCTCTGCCTCCTCTCATTCACAAGGTAAAAACAGCTCTTTaagattgattttgttttgtgttaCATAATTGGAGTTAAGGTTATGTTTGGGATTGCAGGTGCTAGTTAGTTCAACTGGTAAATGACTGGGATTTAAACTTGGCTTACTATAATGGtgcttataaaaaatttaataataaaataaattgaggtATGGTGGAATGGAATCACTAGCTATTAAGTATATCTTGGTCGGTGTGGTTTATTCTAAATCTATGCAACCAAAGGGACCATTGATTAGAGACTAAATCATCTTTTCTTCCAAATCTATGCAGCCAAATGGAACCTTAATTACAGAATGAAAACATATGCATAAACATTTTAGTGTTATTTTGTGATGTAGTAAGCtgctactattattatttttctgtttttcatttgatatGAGTAAGGATCAGACAGATTGTATTACTTATGCCATGTAAACGTGAGTGATTTCATATTCTTGCTCTGTTTTTTGTAGAATCAAATTAGTTATTTGTATCAGTTAGCTGGAGCTGGTGCTTATGTTGCATTGGGATTTTAGGTTAAATATATGAAGGAAATATTCTTTTCTGGCAGTAATACTGAAAGGACGCTTGGGAAAAATGCTCGCCGTATGATGAAGCACTTATCAATTCCTCTTGACGAAGATGTGCAGCAAACATTAGCCTTCTTCGAAAAGGTCTAGTATGCTATTTGTTAATATAATAAGAGATCCATTTCATAGACAcgtttatttatatattctgTTTTGTGTATATTGATTGTGTTTTTCATGTTGTTTTATAGATTGAAGCAAGGCGTGGAGGATTAGATATGTTGGGTTCTGCAGATGCCTCTTTCCGATATCTTGTTGAATCATTTCCACGTCTTCTGTTGTTATCAGCGGAGTCCCATGTAAAACCTGTTGTGGATTTTCTTGAAATTGTTGGAGTTCCAAAGGACTGCATGGGAAACGTGCTTCTGTTATTTCCACCCCTTATATTTTGGAATATTAAAGCTATCAGAACAAAAGCGCTGGCTTTTGAGGAGGTACCATTCATAAAATTCCATAGAACATTTATCCTTTCCGTTCACCTTAGTTTATGATCAGAAACTCTCATGTACGCATTCTGTTGTCTCTCTTACAAACAAGAATATCCCTTCTGTTGTTTGGTTTTGAGATAGAAGTTTTATGGTTGATATCATCTTTGCTAATTGTGCGAGCAAAATCATTTGTGCTGCTTCTAGATTGGTGCAGTGGATAATGATGTTGGGAAAATGCTGCTTAAATATCCGTGGATTCTTTCAACAAGCATTCAAGAAAATTACGAGGAAATTCTTTCAGtttttaatgaagaaaaggTATGGATTCATCTAGACTATGTTGGGCTGCCTGGCCcagtaacaataataaattggttTTAGGGTCAAAAAGTGCATGCATAAGTGATGTTATTTGCATAAGCTTTGTTATtgataacttaaaattttgtttattctcagTGTGCTTTTGTCTTATTAAAAGTGGAGAGCAGAAAAATACTACAAAATGTTTTTCGTTGCATTTGGTCGTTATGGAAAATAGAAGAGAACCATAGAAGGCTTTGGAGAAATTTTTTGGGCAAACTTTGCTTCTCCAACTTTTCATGTAAACATGGGTAAATGAAGTTGTGGAAAATTTTGAAGCATCGCGTCACTTTTTCTGTAATGAGATGAATCCACCCCAAGCACAAAGTTTTCATCTTGatattcattctcatttttttaaacttttccctcttttctttctttcatattCATGAGCATACTTATTTCTTCGATATTTTGTTTCGCCATGTttctcttattgaattctttaatttccattaTATAGCCAACTGGTCGGTCTCTGACCTAAGTAGTTAATGCCTGGCTCCATGGATGAATTGGGTTATGGAAAACTTTAGCAAAAGAAAAACCTTAGCCTAGTAGCTTCAGAAATGAGCCTGTTTTTAGAATATCACTATATCAAGCGGTGGTAACTTGACTCAGCATGGTGATCACCGaatattttttccatttaataTTCTAATGCGATGTGTTGAAATCAGCGTAGCTTGAAATTGATGCAAAGTATTAAATTGCTTTGGTAAAGAGTTATATAGACTGGCAGGTGAGTTTGGCCAAGAGGATTGTTGTTTTTTGTTGAGCTTAACCCAGCCTCACCCTAGCTCATTTAGTGTGACTTCCTTTCTTTtattggttatttttattttgccctATCACATCgttaacaatattttatacCAGGTACCAAAGCTGAGTGTTGACCGCGCTATAAGAAGCTGGCCTCATTTACTGGGTTGTTCAACTAGCAAGCTAAAGTTGATGTTAG
This window contains:
- the LOC102615458 gene encoding uncharacterized protein LOC102615458 isoform X1, with translation MGQGQEHKTRPQSQVEIQERGEIFFFYRPKVGKEEAHSSDDVQRLYLVLRPESGERSVEQKQDPESGKEGAKKEESDSVKHGSGSSEGGHGSKLVNIEKELLLRFIVMGRKSLPDPREKSRPYWGFVEMVTTKVEDVKVALAGEEYDTSTRGHRRNLPARAVGEGVYRILRHSPGKKMHTHLIYKLEFPPEDMENETQESLNIEHEGSFLIQIKKPGQHGTSQFRGLQNKRKAVFPAHLQGQFGQKRYCPADPPDFLNYEGCEFLLISASDDIEEELGLELKTDEGEADESCSDLIKTFGETAPTSALLRGTWV
- the LOC102615458 gene encoding uncharacterized protein LOC102615458 isoform X2, which produces MGRKSLPDPREKSRPYWGFVEMVTTKVEDVKVALAGEEYDTSTRGHRRNLPARAVGEGVYRILRHSPGKKMHTHLIYKLEFPPEDMENETQESLNIEHEGSFLIQIKKPGQHGTSQFRGLQNKRKAVFPAHLQGQFGQKRYCPADPPDFLNYEGCEFLLISASDDIEEELGLELKTDEGEADESCSDLIKTFGETAPTSALLRGTWV
- the LOC102616438 gene encoding transcription termination factor MTERF2, chloroplastic, which gives rise to MKMSTKSFPVLTHLIVPSPSPKPHLIPSTSSHFLSFPQNPLPFTANVHHHKPFKINPLLCSSSTNSSNNAPSDQSQSQSQSHSLTLTQQAIYDYLSELGISQEDCAFISSNSPKYAQMLNDSVQDLEEWKSWSSSSVSNKNDVGNGDGEESVLIGFKEKVVRMAKEKGDNGKVAFLESLGLSLSSAISIARYLSGEPLPPLIHKVKYMKEIFFSGSNTERTLGKNARRMMKHLSIPLDEDVQQTLAFFEKIEARRGGLDMLGSADASFRYLVESFPRLLLLSAESHVKPVVDFLEIVGVPKDCMGNVLLLFPPLIFWNIKAIRTKALAFEEIGAVDNDVGKMLLKYPWILSTSIQENYEEILSVFNEEKVPKLSVDRAIRSWPHLLGCSTSKLKLMLDQLGELGVENKKLGQVIAKSPQLLLRKPQEFRQVVSFLEDVGFDRENVGRILGRCPELFASNIERTLMKKIDFLIGIGISKDHLPRTIKKYPELLVSDVDRTLLPRIKYLMEMGLSKRDIAFMVRRFSPLLGYSIDEVFRPKLAFLLNTMEKSLQDVVAYPRYFSYSLEKKIKPRFWVLKGRNIECSLEEMLGKNDDEFATEFLLAPSAHSHQ